GCGGGGCTACAATCTAAGCGAGAAGCCCGACGGTGTCCGTCCGTACCGCACCCGGGAGTGCTCGCGAGATGTCGTCGAGTTGATCGCGAGCGAAGGTCGTGACGGCGCTCGCGTCGTCGGTCACGACTGGGGCGGCGCGGTGGCCTGGGATCTCGCGCTCCGACACCCCGAAGTCGTCGATCACCTCGCGATCGTCAACGCGCCCCATCCCGTCGTCTACCGCCATCACCTGCTCTCGAACCCGGAGCAGCTACGCCGAAGCTGGTACGCGTTTACGTTCCAGGTGCCGTGGCTCCCCGAACTCGCCTCCCGTGCTGGGAACTTCGCACTGCTCGAGCGGGCCCTCCGAGAGATGGCCGCACCGAATACGTTCACCGACACCGATCTCGACCGCTACCGCCGCGCCTGGCGGCAGGACGGGGCGCTCACGGCGATGCTCAACTGGTACCGGGCGGCCGCGCGATACCCGCCCACGTTCCCCCGAGAACGAGTCGGTGTCCCGACGCTGATCGTCTGGGGCACGGACGACGTCGCGCTGACGACCGAACTGGCGATCGACGCCGACCAGTACTGCGACCGCAGTCGGCTCGAACTCCTCTCCGACACGAGCCACTGGGTTCAGCACGAGCGGCCGGAGCGGCTGACCGAACTGCTGCTCGAGTCGTTCGCGGACGGTCCGTGAGCTGACGGCCCCGGCTGGCCCTCCGGGTCTCAGTTCCGCCAGATGACCGTCAGGGCCTCGTCCTCGTCGCCGGTCTGCGTCCGGCTGCTCGAGGCGTCGTCGAACGGCCGGCCGTCGATCTCGCGGACGTCGAGCGTCGTCTCGGTGGCAGTGTGTTCGGGTGCCATATGCCGATAACCGGGGCGAACGACGGAGGAGGTTCGGGCAAACCTGTTCGAACGTCTGCTATTCCCGCGGGCTGGGAACGGTCGCGGATATATTCG
Above is a window of Natronorubrum tibetense GA33 DNA encoding:
- a CDS encoding alpha/beta fold hydrolase, with protein sequence MASSTSARLETAAELPSSLEAESTVRTVNGIELHVVAAGDEADPLVVLLHGFPEFWYGWRHQIEPLVDAGYRVLVPDQRGYNLSEKPDGVRPYRTRECSRDVVELIASEGRDGARVVGHDWGGAVAWDLALRHPEVVDHLAIVNAPHPVVYRHHLLSNPEQLRRSWYAFTFQVPWLPELASRAGNFALLERALREMAAPNTFTDTDLDRYRRAWRQDGALTAMLNWYRAAARYPPTFPRERVGVPTLIVWGTDDVALTTELAIDADQYCDRSRLELLSDTSHWVQHERPERLTELLLESFADGP